From Carassius carassius chromosome 15, fCarCar2.1, whole genome shotgun sequence:
AGGTATGCTTAAATACATGAAATTTATTTTATCGACTAATAAAATTGTGCCTATGAATTGGAGAGTGAAGCAAAAGCATAATTATGATATTGAATTTTATACTTAATGTATGAGGAAAGTGGGCATGATTTCATTGCTTATTATCTTATTTAATTATGCAGAAAATGTAGGTTAAAAGGTTTTTTTGCATCATGCTTTCCTGTTCAAGGTAATGTGATTTGACCCTCTAAATTCTGTCACCTCCAGAGCTGCGAAACAACTGAATCCATCAGTGACAAGCAGCTGCAGTGGGCAGACGGTGTGATCCTGGTCTACAGCATCTGCGATCGCTCCAGCTTTGAGGTGGTCCGGCAACAGGTGCAGCTCATCCGGCAGACTAGGAAGCTGTCCGCATCTGTCCCGATCATCATCGTGGGGAACAAGCGAGACCTGCTGCATCAGAGAGCTGTGTCGAGTGAGGAGGGCAGACTGTTCGCCCTCTCGGCAGACTGCGGCTTCTTCGAGATCTCGGCGGCTGAAACCTACCACGGTGTGCTGCTGGTTTTTCACGAAATCCTGGACCTCATCAAGGAGTCCAGAGCACTTAAAAAGGGGATGGTCGGAATCAAAGGTATAGTCAGAAGCGTGTCCGCAGTGTTTGGAAAGAAACGAGAGTGAAGAACTGTCGAAGATGATGAGCAAGATGAAGATACGAGGCCCCTGGCAGCCTAGCATCTAAATAGCTGAGAAGAGGACCCTGGCTGATGGGTTTTTGGGGCCGAAGGGAGTCACTTTCGCCTTGTTAACCTTCATGGATGGTGGAAGGAAAAAGAATAAGAGAGCATGTTAGAAGTTCAGAGCCCAGATTTATGGTGAATAAAAGTAGATGAAGTTTGTTACAGCAAGGGGATAAAAGATGTGCTGAAGAGAAGTGATCCTGGGCTTTGATGCAAGTTGGTCACTGGGTATGTGTATCAAAATGAATCAAGACCCGGCCCGGATCTGTCTTAGTCCTTGTCAATTCTCACTGAATGATCCTTCAGCTCTGAACAGATTATTCACAAATTCGAGTGAGCTGCTTTGGACTACAGATGCCTGAAATGTAGAGATGGACTTTACCTTCCCTGAATTGTTCACTTATGAGTCTCCACTGACATTTAgatgtaaattattaaatgtggGAATTGGGAGGAGACTGTgtagtaaaaatgtatatagatattatatatatatatatattttagtttcctGGCTAGTTTCTTTGAGGTAGTATAAATGTTACTCAAGTAAAGGCACGTTTTAAAGTACGGTTATAATGATAGCGACAAAAACAATTCAGAACAATTGTTTTatacaaaaaattacaaaactaTTGTCATCCAGTCAGAATTGATATGACGTAAGCTTGTGCTTTTGTTGTCCTTTGGTGTGTATGACAAAATAGTTACTGTTAAAGTTGTTATAATtctttcttggtgtgaacagcctTAAGAGATGTCAATGACATATTATTGACCTGTGTGGTATCTACTTGAATCTTTCACTTTTGTATATAAACACGATGTCATTTAGTTGAAGACCTTTTTTGAGATGGTTTTAATGCTTGTATCTAAACGATGGATTTcaataaagtgaaaaaaatttaaaagatgcCTTGATTATTTTGAACTAActgtattttattaaacattttgattacatttgattgttttaaaaaaaacgcCTTACTGACCCCGAAATGTTGAACCGTTGTATTATCTCTTATGCTTATCTAATTATTGaatcgaaaatacagtaaaaactgtaatgtagtgaaatattacaatataaaaaattttgCGCAATTCATTCTACATTCAAACAGCACTCAAAACAACAATcagattttataaaatgttttattacatttaacgTCAATATTACATTTGTTAAAGGAAAAAGCACTACAAGGTAAAGGCTGTTAGGATTTTAGCTATAAATGTCCATTTAACACCATTTAGTGACAGTACATGCCTGTCTAAGTAGAACACACTTCACTTTATGTTTCCCGCTTGGTAATTATACATCCTTGATCTTGAAACATAAAACGCCCCATGAATGATCAAACTAACATTAACAGTATCTTATCCTCTCCTCTTGACCGAACATCCATGACCTCAGACTGAATGTCAAACCAATTCTATCAGTCATTTATTGACAGTCTATAGATTAAAAACTGCTTATAATGTATAAGAACTAGGAAAGCTGAGGAATAGAAATAGTTTTAATTTGGTTAAACAAAATGTGTTATAtgctaacaataataatatataggaAAAacagtgctcttgtcattttctGCTCACTTGTTGAGTTGTTTCTTTGTCCTAACATCTAGAAACAGGCAttcaaagctaaaaaaaaaaccaccGACTCCACATCACAGCACTTCAGAGAGCAAATCCATTatgttttgatttcattttaagTACAGTGCTTTGTTTTAGCTTTTAAACCATCTGCACAAACTGAAGGCTAGGCTAATGATGTTATTTAATAGCAACCAACCAGATTTGTTTTTGTAGGTTTACCAGAGAAGCCACTGTATGGATTGTAGGTATGTTTGCTGTACTATCTATAACAGCCTGTGAGCTGCAGCGATCTGTGTTTGAATGCTCTGATTACATTTAAATCTTATGTTTGAGAAGATTGGAGCTTAATGTTCTGTGGTTTCCACCACAGGTATGACCTGATCTTCAGATGAAGGGCCAGAGCTCAGAAACTCGAACGCCCGTTGGCTCTGTGTAACTAACTGCATAATAGGAGCCAGCAGGACCTCGGTGGTGGAGGAACGGCGGCGGATCATATCGGTGGTGGGCACAGCCAGCGTGTCAAGTTCTGGAGGGCCTGAGGGCTGGGAATCCAGCTTCAAACTGCCTTTGCGGCCATTTGCTGAGACTCGGGTGGGAGTTGGGGAGACAGCTGGGCTTGATGGAAGCCCGCTGGCAGACTCACGACGGGAGCGGGCGTAAAGGCTTCTGCGGCGACGTGGGCGACCGTCCATGGCCTTGAGGAAGAGGCTGTGTGCAGAGGCACGGCTGGAGGGACTCTCAGGAAGTTCATCTGGAACTGGATTGTTTGCTGCATTGAGATCAGAAACCTGATTAACCTGAGAGATAAGAGAGGAACAGTTGTAACCCAAGTCTCTGGTGCtttgattatttgattatttctgGTGCTTTGAAAATCTTATGCAGCAATTTAATTTAAGCCAGACTCATTGGGAAAGCTTGCATATTTCGCAAAAGGGGGAAAAGTCCA
This genomic window contains:
- the zgc:171704 gene encoding ras-related and estrogen-regulated growth inhibitor-like protein — encoded protein: MVVLIKPSPQLGSKAMDGNQHKVEANVLLLGAENVGKSALTVRFITRRFIGEYGDIESIYSHIDKTDGREIALNIWDSLYPQSCETTESISDKQLQWADGVILVYSICDRSSFEVVRQQVQLIRQTRKLSASVPIIIVGNKRDLLHQRAVSSEEGRLFALSADCGFFEISAAETYHGVLLVFHEILDLIKESRALKKGMVGIKGIVRSVSAVFGKKRE